Proteins encoded by one window of Acetivibrio thermocellus ATCC 27405:
- the uvrA gene encoding excinuclease ABC subunit UvrA, producing MKKDYIVVKGAREHNLKNIDVKIPRDKFVVITGLSGSGKSSLAFDTIYAEGQRRYVESLSSYARQFLGQMEKPDVDYIDGLSPAIAIDQKTTSRNPRSTVGTVTEIYDYLRLLFARIGTPHCYLCGREISQQTVDQMVDRIMEFEEGTRIQLLAPVVRGRKGEYHKLIEDIKKEGYVRIRVDGEVVDVNDPVNLDKNKKHNIEIVVDRLIVRPGIQKRLTDSIETVLRLSNGILVVDVIGGKEMLLSQNFACTECNVSMEEITPRMFSFNNPYGACPECTGLGSLMRIDPDLVIPDKKLSLAQGAVRASGWNIANDESYARMYIDALAKHYNFSVDTPVEELPPHILDIILYGTNGEKIKIEYERENEKGTFMASFPGIINSMERRYKETTSEVMKQYYENFMSNIPCPVCKGARLKKESLAVTIGGKNIYEVCCLSIGEAKEFFANLNLTERQQLIARQILKEINARLGFLVDVGLDYLTLARAAGTLSGGEAQRIRLATQIGSGLMGVIYILDEPSIGLHQRDNDRLLRSLKKLRDLGNTLLVVEHDEDTMYASDYIIDLGPGAGSHGGQIVAEGTVEEIKQNPNSVTGEYLSGRKKIEVPKERRKPNGKWLEIIGARENNLKNINVRIPLGVFTCITGVSGSGKSSLINEILYKRLAAELNRASVKPGEHDLIKGIEYLDKVIDIDQSPIGRTPRSNPATYTGVFDFIREIFANTTEAKTRGYKAGRFSFNVKGGRCEACAGDGINKIEMHFLPDIYVPCEVCKGKRYNRETLEVRYKGKNIAEVLDMTVEEALEFFKNIPRIHKKIETLYDVGLGYIKLGQSSTTLSGGEAQRVKLATELSRKSTGKTMYILDEPTTGLHMADVHRLVGILHRLVEAGNSVVVIEHNLDVIKTADYIIDLGPEGGSGGGLVVAEGTPEEVAKVENSYTGQFLKKVLST from the coding sequence ATGAAAAAGGATTATATTGTTGTAAAGGGTGCCAGAGAGCACAATTTGAAAAACATAGATGTCAAGATTCCCAGGGACAAGTTTGTTGTTATCACCGGACTGAGCGGATCAGGCAAATCATCCCTTGCTTTTGACACAATATATGCGGAGGGACAAAGGCGCTACGTTGAGTCATTGTCCTCGTATGCAAGACAGTTTTTAGGACAAATGGAAAAACCTGATGTCGATTATATTGACGGACTGTCGCCGGCCATAGCGATAGATCAGAAAACCACAAGCCGCAATCCCCGTTCCACTGTGGGCACGGTTACGGAGATATATGATTATTTAAGGCTTCTTTTTGCAAGAATAGGCACTCCCCACTGCTACTTATGCGGAAGGGAAATTTCCCAGCAAACGGTGGACCAGATGGTGGACAGAATTATGGAGTTTGAAGAAGGCACACGGATTCAGCTTCTTGCTCCTGTGGTAAGAGGAAGAAAAGGTGAGTATCACAAGCTCATAGAAGATATAAAGAAGGAAGGCTATGTCAGGATTAGAGTGGATGGAGAGGTAGTGGATGTAAATGACCCTGTAAACCTCGACAAGAACAAGAAGCACAATATTGAAATTGTGGTGGACAGGCTGATTGTGAGACCGGGAATTCAGAAAAGGTTGACAGATTCCATTGAGACTGTTCTGCGCTTAAGCAACGGCATACTTGTGGTTGATGTCATAGGCGGAAAGGAGATGCTCCTAAGCCAAAACTTTGCATGTACCGAATGTAACGTGAGCATGGAGGAAATAACGCCCAGAATGTTTTCTTTCAACAATCCTTACGGTGCCTGTCCCGAATGTACTGGTCTGGGCTCTCTTATGAGGATAGACCCTGACCTTGTCATACCGGACAAAAAACTTTCTCTGGCCCAGGGAGCCGTCAGGGCGTCAGGATGGAATATAGCAAATGATGAAAGCTATGCCAGAATGTATATAGACGCTCTTGCAAAACATTATAATTTCAGCGTGGATACCCCTGTTGAGGAGCTTCCCCCGCATATTCTTGACATTATACTCTATGGCACCAACGGGGAAAAAATTAAAATAGAATATGAAAGGGAAAATGAAAAAGGAACATTCATGGCAAGCTTCCCGGGAATTATAAACAGTATGGAGAGAAGATACAAAGAGACAACTTCGGAAGTAATGAAGCAGTACTATGAAAACTTTATGAGCAATATACCCTGTCCTGTCTGCAAGGGGGCGAGATTGAAAAAGGAAAGTCTTGCAGTGACAATAGGCGGCAAAAATATATATGAAGTTTGCTGCTTGTCCATTGGAGAAGCAAAAGAGTTTTTCGCAAATTTAAACCTTACGGAAAGGCAGCAGCTTATTGCCCGCCAGATCTTGAAGGAAATAAATGCAAGACTGGGATTTTTGGTGGATGTGGGGCTTGACTACCTCACCCTTGCGAGAGCGGCAGGAACACTGTCCGGAGGTGAAGCCCAGAGAATCAGGCTTGCCACACAAATTGGCTCGGGACTTATGGGAGTTATATATATCCTGGACGAGCCCAGCATAGGTCTTCATCAGAGGGATAACGACAGGCTCCTCAGAAGTCTCAAGAAGCTAAGGGATTTGGGAAATACTTTGCTGGTGGTTGAACATGATGAGGATACAATGTATGCGTCGGATTACATTATTGATTTGGGACCGGGTGCGGGAAGCCACGGAGGACAAATAGTTGCGGAAGGTACTGTGGAAGAGATTAAACAAAATCCCAATTCCGTTACGGGAGAGTATCTTAGCGGCAGAAAGAAAATTGAAGTTCCTAAAGAAAGAAGAAAACCCAATGGGAAATGGCTGGAAATTATAGGAGCAAGAGAAAATAATCTTAAAAATATAAATGTAAGAATACCTTTAGGAGTGTTTACGTGCATTACAGGGGTTTCAGGATCCGGGAAGAGTTCTCTGATAAATGAAATTTTGTACAAGCGATTGGCCGCCGAGCTTAACAGAGCAAGTGTAAAACCGGGCGAGCATGACTTGATAAAAGGAATTGAGTATCTTGACAAAGTTATAGATATCGACCAGTCGCCCATTGGCCGCACGCCAAGGTCCAACCCTGCAACATACACAGGTGTGTTTGATTTTATAAGGGAAATATTTGCAAACACCACTGAAGCAAAAACCCGGGGGTACAAGGCGGGACGTTTCAGTTTTAATGTAAAGGGCGGCAGATGCGAAGCCTGTGCCGGTGACGGTATAAACAAAATTGAAATGCACTTTTTACCGGACATTTATGTTCCCTGTGAGGTTTGCAAGGGCAAGCGCTACAACAGAGAGACCCTTGAAGTAAGATACAAAGGAAAAAATATAGCGGAAGTTCTGGATATGACTGTGGAAGAGGCATTGGAGTTCTTTAAGAATATACCAAGGATACACAAAAAGATAGAAACATTGTATGATGTGGGTCTTGGTTATATCAAACTGGGACAGTCGTCCACCACTCTGTCCGGAGGCGAGGCTCAGAGGGTAAAACTTGCCACCGAGCTTTCGAGAAAGAGCACTGGAAAAACAATGTATATACTGGATGAGCCGACTACAGGCCTTCATATGGCTGATGTGCACAGGCTTGTCGGCATACTTCACAGACTGGTGGAGGCGGGAAATTCTGTAGTGGTTATTGAACATAACCTTGACGTAATAAAAACTGCCGATTATATTATTGATTTGGGACCTGAAGGTGGCAGCGGAGGAGGTCTCGTTGTTGCCGAGGGGACACCGGAAGAAGTGGCAAAGGTTGAAAATTCTTATACAGGACAGTTTTTGAAAAAAGTTTTGTCCACTTAA
- a CDS encoding ATP-dependent Clp protease ATP-binding subunit, with protein sequence MMMCSICKENLAVVFITKIINGKQTQEGLCFSCAKKQGIQPINQILEQTGISEEEIDGLNKQMETFFEDMDFSGTSDPEGGTATANPFFNLINKSLNKTMESMGFKSSKDETESDGKTDREVKDDKNNTRTKTQDKKMPKKKKYLDTYGTNLIVKAKEGKIDRVIGRNREIERVIQILNRRNKNNPVLIGEPGVGKTAIAEGLALRIVNRDVPVKLFNAEVYVLDLTSIVAGTQFRGQFENRMKGIIEECKALGNIILVIDEIHNIMGAGEAEGAMNAANILKPALAKGEIQVIGATTLDEYRKHIEKDSALERRFQPVLVDEPSVEETIEILRGIKDYYESYHRVKISDEVIRAAVILSERYITDRFLPDKAIDVLDEAGSRANIKNVVLLEYEALKEELKKVQEEKENAVSADSIEDYQKAADLKVRECKLLQQIKELEQKSKDMELTVDDIAYVIESWTKIPVQRLTEIEAEKLLNLEERLHKRVIGQHEAVKSVARAIRRNRADFKKRKKPASFIFVGPTGVGKTELVKALAVELFGSEEALIRLDMSEYMEKHTVSKLIGAPPGYVGYDEGGQLTEKVRRKPYSVILLDEIEKAHPDVFNMLLQILDDGRATDSHGRTVSFENTVLIMTSNAGTSLKASSIGFANDNYIALENKVKEVLKETFRPEFLNRVDEIIVFNHLTKDELKQIVDLMFKDVVEEVENKKMTVKFQDGVREFILEKGYDPKYGARPLRRTIQRYIEDELAEMYLKGLLAEGCSIVVGVRDGNIVFNVEKPAENAVVDTENSTTDNMKTDNTTAE encoded by the coding sequence ATGATGATGTGCTCAATTTGCAAAGAAAATTTGGCTGTTGTTTTTATTACCAAGATAATAAACGGCAAGCAAACCCAGGAAGGTTTGTGTTTTTCCTGTGCAAAGAAACAGGGAATTCAGCCTATAAATCAAATATTGGAACAAACCGGCATATCCGAAGAAGAAATAGATGGTTTGAACAAGCAGATGGAAACGTTTTTTGAAGACATGGATTTTTCCGGTACGAGTGACCCTGAGGGGGGCACAGCCACTGCCAATCCGTTTTTTAATCTGATTAACAAATCCCTGAACAAGACGATGGAAAGTATGGGATTTAAAAGTTCAAAGGATGAAACGGAGTCCGACGGCAAGACGGACAGGGAAGTTAAGGACGATAAAAACAATACAAGGACGAAGACCCAGGACAAAAAGATGCCGAAGAAGAAAAAGTATCTTGATACTTACGGCACAAATCTGATTGTCAAGGCTAAAGAGGGAAAAATAGACCGTGTTATTGGGAGAAACAGGGAAATTGAAAGAGTAATTCAGATATTGAACAGAAGAAATAAAAACAATCCGGTTTTAATCGGTGAACCGGGTGTGGGTAAGACTGCAATTGCGGAAGGTCTTGCTTTGAGAATCGTTAACAGGGATGTTCCGGTAAAGCTCTTTAACGCCGAGGTTTATGTGCTTGACCTTACAAGCATAGTAGCGGGAACCCAGTTCAGAGGCCAGTTTGAAAACCGAATGAAGGGTATTATAGAGGAATGCAAGGCTCTGGGAAATATAATACTGGTTATAGATGAAATTCATAATATTATGGGCGCAGGAGAGGCCGAAGGAGCCATGAATGCCGCCAACATTTTAAAACCTGCTCTGGCAAAAGGTGAGATACAGGTTATTGGTGCCACCACCCTTGATGAGTACAGAAAGCACATTGAAAAGGACTCCGCGTTGGAAAGAAGATTCCAGCCGGTGCTGGTGGATGAGCCTTCTGTTGAGGAAACCATAGAGATATTGCGGGGTATAAAGGACTATTATGAAAGTTATCACAGGGTTAAAATATCCGATGAGGTAATACGGGCGGCGGTGATTCTTTCCGAAAGATATATCACGGACAGATTCCTTCCGGACAAGGCGATAGATGTGCTGGATGAGGCAGGTTCAAGAGCCAATATTAAAAATGTTGTCCTTTTGGAGTATGAAGCTTTGAAGGAGGAGCTTAAGAAGGTACAGGAAGAAAAGGAAAATGCGGTTTCGGCGGATTCCATTGAGGACTATCAGAAGGCGGCCGACCTTAAGGTAAGGGAATGCAAGCTTCTTCAGCAGATAAAAGAACTTGAGCAGAAGAGCAAGGACATGGAACTGACCGTCGATGATATAGCATATGTTATAGAGTCATGGACCAAGATTCCGGTTCAGAGGCTTACAGAAATTGAAGCCGAAAAACTTCTCAATCTTGAAGAAAGGCTTCATAAAAGAGTCATTGGGCAGCACGAAGCTGTAAAGAGCGTTGCAAGGGCAATTAGAAGGAACAGGGCTGACTTTAAAAAGAGGAAAAAACCGGCGTCATTTATTTTCGTCGGTCCTACCGGTGTGGGTAAAACGGAGCTGGTAAAGGCGCTGGCGGTGGAGTTGTTTGGAAGTGAGGAAGCGCTTATCAGGCTTGATATGTCCGAATACATGGAAAAGCATACTGTATCCAAGCTTATTGGCGCACCTCCGGGTTATGTGGGCTATGATGAAGGCGGCCAGCTTACTGAAAAAGTAAGGAGAAAGCCTTATTCGGTAATACTTTTGGATGAAATTGAAAAGGCACACCCGGATGTGTTTAATATGCTGCTTCAAATTTTGGATGACGGAAGGGCAACGGACAGTCACGGCAGAACTGTAAGTTTTGAAAATACGGTGCTGATAATGACATCCAATGCAGGGACCAGCCTTAAGGCAAGCAGCATAGGTTTTGCAAACGACAACTATATTGCTCTTGAGAATAAAGTCAAGGAGGTTTTGAAGGAAACTTTCAGGCCGGAGTTCTTGAACAGGGTGGATGAAATTATAGTATTTAATCATCTTACCAAAGATGAACTTAAGCAGATAGTTGATTTGATGTTCAAAGATGTTGTTGAGGAAGTGGAAAACAAGAAGATGACCGTCAAATTCCAAGACGGAGTTCGGGAGTTCATTCTTGAAAAGGGCTATGATCCCAAGTACGGTGCAAGGCCTCTTAGAAGGACAATACAGAGGTATATTGAAGACGAGCTTGCAGAAATGTATCTTAAAGGTTTGCTTGCTGAAGGCTGCAGCATTGTGGTTGGTGTCAGGGACGGGAACATTGTGTTTAATGTGGAAAAACCGGCGGAAAACGCGGTAGTGGATACGGAGAATTCAACGACCGATAATATGAAAACAGATAACACAACCGCTGAATGA
- a CDS encoding nucleoid-associated protein: MPINVKRAIIHVLDKESSEPMLNEFELDIDGDVRYFLEKHITKALGDDEARKAVFKDGRNIIKEVCQKIFTDNDYFIEGSQEIARQLFKAMKTNSSISSTDLVICIYEEEDEENIAILKMDYTVSFIHEVEFVDNKFKISIKKQDISLPGVNQRIQKCAFIRAAQGTGDYDLIILDNQISKKNQDEPVAQFFLETFLGADLVLDSKTCTRIFKKETENWIRSKAKEGETSLEIVREFVNDAIRNEDEIDLDSFSSKVFSDKTDLKEDYISTMREKGLTSDRFEVDKEWVEKKLGKIRLKTESDIEVVIDYEQYNDREKFEIVKNPDGTRNIIIKNIISIMEK; the protein is encoded by the coding sequence TTGCCGATAAATGTTAAAAGAGCAATAATTCATGTCCTGGATAAAGAGTCAAGTGAACCCATGCTGAATGAATTTGAACTTGATATTGACGGCGATGTCCGCTATTTTCTTGAAAAACACATAACCAAGGCTTTGGGAGATGATGAGGCAAGAAAGGCGGTTTTTAAAGACGGCAGGAATATTATTAAAGAAGTGTGCCAGAAGATTTTTACGGACAATGATTATTTTATCGAGGGCTCACAGGAGATAGCAAGACAGCTCTTTAAGGCCATGAAAACCAACAGCAGTATTTCGTCCACGGATTTGGTGATTTGTATATACGAGGAAGAGGACGAAGAGAATATTGCCATTTTAAAAATGGACTATACGGTTTCTTTTATCCATGAAGTGGAGTTTGTGGACAACAAGTTTAAAATATCCATAAAGAAGCAGGATATAAGCCTTCCGGGAGTAAATCAGAGAATCCAGAAGTGTGCCTTTATAAGAGCGGCACAGGGAACCGGAGATTATGATTTGATTATACTGGACAATCAAATAAGCAAAAAAAATCAGGATGAACCGGTGGCGCAGTTTTTTCTTGAGACTTTTTTAGGAGCCGATTTGGTTCTGGACAGTAAAACCTGCACCCGGATTTTCAAAAAAGAAACGGAGAACTGGATACGCAGTAAGGCAAAAGAAGGCGAAACATCTTTGGAAATTGTCCGGGAATTTGTGAACGATGCAATACGCAATGAGGATGAAATAGATTTGGATTCCTTTTCCAGCAAAGTGTTTTCCGACAAGACTGATTTAAAAGAAGATTACATAAGCACCATGAGGGAAAAAGGGCTTACCAGTGACAGGTTTGAAGTTGATAAAGAATGGGTGGAGAAAAAGCTTGGCAAAATCAGGCTCAAAACTGAGAGCGACATAGAAGTGGTAATTGATTATGAACAATATAATGACAGGGAAAAGTTTGAAATTGTAAAAAACCCTGACGGTACGAGAAATATAATCATTAAGAATATTATAAGTATAATGGAGAAATAA